A section of the Papio anubis isolate 15944 chromosome 2, Panubis1.0, whole genome shotgun sequence genome encodes:
- the LOC103882110 gene encoding basic proline-rich protein-like isoform X2, with protein sequence MVPWRWGLTGPRGIALPPAARPGPLHEAPRWGPPPRRAPRPWPPGARPGRRRRRAAASPAPSSCGPRASGAAGGGRGAPIGARASAGAAVWTLKGPGRLRAGGGRGHAWCAPSPCSPPCCRLPSTPQPLLQPPARPHCSYPSRWTPAPPSRAEPPFCREVRPGVKHRCPPVAPRRGSCREIRKLRAPGPGSDQKRLPPASLSDPTLIPLNPAPQPRSPPPPSCLGCSDLGVSTLSAGVSPGLVGKPDSTPLKLERTAQVVGMHPDLTSFRSC encoded by the exons ATGGTGCCGTGGCGCTGGGGGCTCACAGGGCCCCGCGGGATCGCGCTGCCCCCGGCGGCCAGGCCGGGGCCGCTCCATGAAGCGCCGCGCTGGGGGCCGCCCCCGCGCAGGGCCCCGCGACCATGGCCCCCGGGGGCGCGGCCGGGCAGGCGGAGGCGCAGGGCCGCGGCGAGTCCAGCGCCGAGCAGCTGCGGCCCCAGAGCCTCGGGCGCGGCGGGCGGGGGGCGCGGGGCGCCGATTGGAGCCCGCGCGTCAGCTGGGGCCGCCGTCTGGACGCTTAAAGGGCCAGGCCGCCTGCGTGCCGGCGGGGGGCGCGGACACGCGTGGTGTGCGCCGTCCCCTTGCAGCCCGCCCTGCTGCAGGCTGCCCTCCACCCCTCAGCCCCTGCTCCAGCCCCCAGCCCGTCCCCACTGCTCATATCCGAGCAGATGGACCCCGGCCCCACCCTCCCGTGCTGAGCCTCCTTTCTGCCGGGAAGTTCGTCCGGGAGTCAAACATCGGTGCCCTCCGGTTGCGCCACGGAGGGGAAGCTGCCGTGAAATCAGGAAGCTGAGAGCGCCGGGCCCCGGATCCGATCAGAAAAGGCTTCCACCCGCTTCCCTGAGCGATCCCACGCTGATCCCACTGAACCCCGCACCCCAGCCGCGctcaccacccccaccctctTGCCTGGGCTGTTCTGACCTGGGG GTATCTACCCTCAGTGCTGGAGTGTCCCCAGGCTTGGTTGGGAAACCAGATTCAACCCCACTGAAGTTGGAAAGAACAGCCCAGGTTGTGG GAATGCATCCAGATTTGACAAGTTTCAGGAGTTGCTGA
- the LOC103882110 gene encoding basic proline-rich protein-like isoform X3 → MVPWRWGLTGPRGIALPPAARPGPLHEAPRWGPPPRRAPRPWPPGARPGRRRRRAAASPAPSSCGPRASGAAGGGRGAPIGARASAGAAVWTLKGPGRLRAGGGRGHAWCAPSPCSPPCCRLPSTPQPLLQPPARPHCSYPSRWTPAPPSRAEPPFCREVRPGVKHRCPPVAPRRGSCREIRKLRAPGPGSDQKRLPPASLSDPTLIPLNPAPQPRSPPPPSCLGCSDLGVSTLSAGVSPGLVGKPDSTPLKLERTAQIPELTLKVPYEELW, encoded by the exons ATGGTGCCGTGGCGCTGGGGGCTCACAGGGCCCCGCGGGATCGCGCTGCCCCCGGCGGCCAGGCCGGGGCCGCTCCATGAAGCGCCGCGCTGGGGGCCGCCCCCGCGCAGGGCCCCGCGACCATGGCCCCCGGGGGCGCGGCCGGGCAGGCGGAGGCGCAGGGCCGCGGCGAGTCCAGCGCCGAGCAGCTGCGGCCCCAGAGCCTCGGGCGCGGCGGGCGGGGGGCGCGGGGCGCCGATTGGAGCCCGCGCGTCAGCTGGGGCCGCCGTCTGGACGCTTAAAGGGCCAGGCCGCCTGCGTGCCGGCGGGGGGCGCGGACACGCGTGGTGTGCGCCGTCCCCTTGCAGCCCGCCCTGCTGCAGGCTGCCCTCCACCCCTCAGCCCCTGCTCCAGCCCCCAGCCCGTCCCCACTGCTCATATCCGAGCAGATGGACCCCGGCCCCACCCTCCCGTGCTGAGCCTCCTTTCTGCCGGGAAGTTCGTCCGGGAGTCAAACATCGGTGCCCTCCGGTTGCGCCACGGAGGGGAAGCTGCCGTGAAATCAGGAAGCTGAGAGCGCCGGGCCCCGGATCCGATCAGAAAAGGCTTCCACCCGCTTCCCTGAGCGATCCCACGCTGATCCCACTGAACCCCGCACCCCAGCCGCGctcaccacccccaccctctTGCCTGGGCTGTTCTGACCTGGGG GTATCTACCCTCAGTGCTGGAGTGTCCCCAGGCTTGGTTGGGAAACCAGATTCAACCCCACTGAAGTTGGAAAGAACAGCCCAG
- the LOC103882110 gene encoding basic proline-rich protein-like isoform X4, whose amino-acid sequence MVPWRWGLTGPRGIALPPAARPGPLHEAPRWGPPPRRAPRPWPPGARPGRRRRRAAASPAPSSCGPRASGAAGGGRGAPIGARASAGAAVWTLKGPGRLRAGGGRGHAWCAPSPCSPPCCRLPSTPQPLLQPPARPHCSYPSRWTPAPPSRAEPPFCREVRPGVKHRCPPVAPRRGSCREIRKLRAPGPGSDQKRLPPASLSDPTLIPLNPAPQPRSPPPPSCLGCSDLGVSTLSAGVSPGLVGKPDSTPLKLERTAQVVDSRTDTQGAI is encoded by the exons ATGGTGCCGTGGCGCTGGGGGCTCACAGGGCCCCGCGGGATCGCGCTGCCCCCGGCGGCCAGGCCGGGGCCGCTCCATGAAGCGCCGCGCTGGGGGCCGCCCCCGCGCAGGGCCCCGCGACCATGGCCCCCGGGGGCGCGGCCGGGCAGGCGGAGGCGCAGGGCCGCGGCGAGTCCAGCGCCGAGCAGCTGCGGCCCCAGAGCCTCGGGCGCGGCGGGCGGGGGGCGCGGGGCGCCGATTGGAGCCCGCGCGTCAGCTGGGGCCGCCGTCTGGACGCTTAAAGGGCCAGGCCGCCTGCGTGCCGGCGGGGGGCGCGGACACGCGTGGTGTGCGCCGTCCCCTTGCAGCCCGCCCTGCTGCAGGCTGCCCTCCACCCCTCAGCCCCTGCTCCAGCCCCCAGCCCGTCCCCACTGCTCATATCCGAGCAGATGGACCCCGGCCCCACCCTCCCGTGCTGAGCCTCCTTTCTGCCGGGAAGTTCGTCCGGGAGTCAAACATCGGTGCCCTCCGGTTGCGCCACGGAGGGGAAGCTGCCGTGAAATCAGGAAGCTGAGAGCGCCGGGCCCCGGATCCGATCAGAAAAGGCTTCCACCCGCTTCCCTGAGCGATCCCACGCTGATCCCACTGAACCCCGCACCCCAGCCGCGctcaccacccccaccctctTGCCTGGGCTGTTCTGACCTGGGG GTATCTACCCTCAGTGCTGGAGTGTCCCCAGGCTTGGTTGGGAAACCAGATTCAACCCCACTGAAGTTGGAAAGAACAGCCCAGGTTGTGG
- the LOC103882110 gene encoding basic proline-rich protein-like isoform X5, with the protein MVPWRWGLTGPRGIALPPAARPGPLHEAPRWGPPPRRAPRPWPPGARPGRRRRRAAASPAPSSCGPRASGAAGGGRGAPIGARASAGAAVWTLKGPGRLRAGGGRGHAWCAPSPCSPPCCRLPSTPQPLLQPPARPHCSYPSRWTPAPPSRAEPPFCREVRPGVKHRCPPVAPRRGSCREIRKLRAPGPGSDQKRLPPASLSDPTLIPLNPAPQPRSPPPPSCLGCSDLGVSTLSAGVSPGLVGKPDSTPLKLERTAQECIQI; encoded by the exons ATGGTGCCGTGGCGCTGGGGGCTCACAGGGCCCCGCGGGATCGCGCTGCCCCCGGCGGCCAGGCCGGGGCCGCTCCATGAAGCGCCGCGCTGGGGGCCGCCCCCGCGCAGGGCCCCGCGACCATGGCCCCCGGGGGCGCGGCCGGGCAGGCGGAGGCGCAGGGCCGCGGCGAGTCCAGCGCCGAGCAGCTGCGGCCCCAGAGCCTCGGGCGCGGCGGGCGGGGGGCGCGGGGCGCCGATTGGAGCCCGCGCGTCAGCTGGGGCCGCCGTCTGGACGCTTAAAGGGCCAGGCCGCCTGCGTGCCGGCGGGGGGCGCGGACACGCGTGGTGTGCGCCGTCCCCTTGCAGCCCGCCCTGCTGCAGGCTGCCCTCCACCCCTCAGCCCCTGCTCCAGCCCCCAGCCCGTCCCCACTGCTCATATCCGAGCAGATGGACCCCGGCCCCACCCTCCCGTGCTGAGCCTCCTTTCTGCCGGGAAGTTCGTCCGGGAGTCAAACATCGGTGCCCTCCGGTTGCGCCACGGAGGGGAAGCTGCCGTGAAATCAGGAAGCTGAGAGCGCCGGGCCCCGGATCCGATCAGAAAAGGCTTCCACCCGCTTCCCTGAGCGATCCCACGCTGATCCCACTGAACCCCGCACCCCAGCCGCGctcaccacccccaccctctTGCCTGGGCTGTTCTGACCTGGGG GTATCTACCCTCAGTGCTGGAGTGTCCCCAGGCTTGGTTGGGAAACCAGATTCAACCCCACTGAAGTTGGAAAGAACAGCCCAG GAATGCATCCAGATTTGA
- the LOC103882110 gene encoding formin-like protein 14 isoform X1, which translates to MVPWRWGLTGPRGIALPPAARPGPLHEAPRWGPPPRRAPRPWPPGARPGRRRRRAAASPAPSSCGPRASGAAGGGRGAPIGARASAGAAVWTLKGPGRLRAGGGRGHAWCAPSPCSPPCCRLPSTPQPLLQPPARPHCSYPSRWTPAPPSRAEPPFCREVRPGVKHRCPPVAPRRGSCREIRKLRAPGPGSDQKRLPPASLSDPTLIPLNPAPQPRSPPPPSCLGCSDLGVSTLSAGVSPGLVGKPDSTPLKLERTAQVVAPPHTPTTNTQLEEKELPKEMRCLHWLGQQKDETCTDSDLD; encoded by the exons ATGGTGCCGTGGCGCTGGGGGCTCACAGGGCCCCGCGGGATCGCGCTGCCCCCGGCGGCCAGGCCGGGGCCGCTCCATGAAGCGCCGCGCTGGGGGCCGCCCCCGCGCAGGGCCCCGCGACCATGGCCCCCGGGGGCGCGGCCGGGCAGGCGGAGGCGCAGGGCCGCGGCGAGTCCAGCGCCGAGCAGCTGCGGCCCCAGAGCCTCGGGCGCGGCGGGCGGGGGGCGCGGGGCGCCGATTGGAGCCCGCGCGTCAGCTGGGGCCGCCGTCTGGACGCTTAAAGGGCCAGGCCGCCTGCGTGCCGGCGGGGGGCGCGGACACGCGTGGTGTGCGCCGTCCCCTTGCAGCCCGCCCTGCTGCAGGCTGCCCTCCACCCCTCAGCCCCTGCTCCAGCCCCCAGCCCGTCCCCACTGCTCATATCCGAGCAGATGGACCCCGGCCCCACCCTCCCGTGCTGAGCCTCCTTTCTGCCGGGAAGTTCGTCCGGGAGTCAAACATCGGTGCCCTCCGGTTGCGCCACGGAGGGGAAGCTGCCGTGAAATCAGGAAGCTGAGAGCGCCGGGCCCCGGATCCGATCAGAAAAGGCTTCCACCCGCTTCCCTGAGCGATCCCACGCTGATCCCACTGAACCCCGCACCCCAGCCGCGctcaccacccccaccctctTGCCTGGGCTGTTCTGACCTGGGG GTATCTACCCTCAGTGCTGGAGTGTCCCCAGGCTTGGTTGGGAAACCAGATTCAACCCCACTGAAGTTGGAAAGAACAGCCCAGGTTGTGG CTCCACCTCATACACCCACCACTAACACTCAGCTAGAAGAAAAGGAGCTGCCAAAGGAGATGAGGTGTCTTCACTGGCTGGGTCAGCAGAAAGATGAAACATGCACAGACTCAGACTTAGactaa